The proteins below are encoded in one region of Gammaproteobacteria bacterium:
- a CDS encoding 3-deoxy-D-manno-octulosonic acid transferase (catalyzes the transfer of 2-keto-3-deoxy-D-manno-octulosonic acid to lipid A): MLSIVYRILLVAYSIVHILLWPWLALRLWWRGRRAPEYRQRWAERWGWRFVRGQAPVIWIHAVSVGESVAAKPLIARLKKHYPDHQILVTTTTPTGAARIQADWGDQVLHQYLPYDAGFLVRRFLRAIRPVLAIFVETEVWPNYVYWANRYGIPTVLANARLSSRSARGYA, translated from the coding sequence ATGCTTTCCATCGTGTACCGAATTCTATTGGTCGCCTATAGCATTGTCCACATTTTGCTGTGGCCTTGGTTGGCGCTACGGCTTTGGTGGCGCGGCCGACGGGCACCTGAATATCGTCAGCGTTGGGCAGAACGCTGGGGGTGGCGGTTTGTGCGAGGACAGGCGCCGGTGATCTGGATTCATGCCGTGTCGGTCGGCGAGTCTGTCGCAGCAAAGCCGTTGATTGCCCGGCTGAAAAAGCATTATCCGGATCACCAGATTCTGGTGACGACCACGACGCCAACAGGCGCGGCCAGAATCCAGGCGGACTGGGGGGATCAAGTCTTGCACCAATATTTGCCCTATGACGCCGGGTTTTTGGTGCGACGTTTTTTGCGCGCCATTCGACCGGTATTGGCGATTTTCGTCGAAACTGAGGTCTGGCCAAATTATGTCTACTGGGCGAATCGATATGGCATTCCCACCGTGTTGGCCAATGCCCGTTTATCGTCTCGTTCGGCGCGCGGTTATGCG
- a CDS encoding insulinase family protein, whose translation MRFRLVLALIFLPVSLLAAPQCQDVALPQRDGLDQRMTLTTLSNGLRVAVIEDHRFPVVSYRLLYQVGSVDEKPNEAGFAHLLEHLMFEAHGDHTIGEYADQLRRIGGQFNASTNYLTTDYYATFPSRFWRAILELEAKRQQAPAITAKNVENQINTVLDEKLMRIDNMPYANALVKLAESLFANTPYAHPVIGYEQTLKSATAASVRAFYQRNYGPNRAILVIGGDIDRNEVLHAVRELFGSWQPVPERDPKIPSPETLFHPGDHRITDERAPWPGYVVIHQLSHQEPTAYLQEKLMQLFTATASGFSRDPAITDSSYLAMQTVMYQKPLRLMILAVAPRAHISREAYLNRLHSWQTRLVHLLLTDPSWLCAAKMRRRVIIAELLDDIEQLVFTLSASWYRFDDPMHWWALNDAFMALTPKEAARLLKDAFTQPVIFIELQPGRWHLKWLKKLLEWLPQSVTEEVESWVL comes from the coding sequence ATGCGATTTCGCTTGGTCCTCGCGCTAATATTTTTGCCTGTCAGTCTGCTCGCCGCGCCACAGTGTCAGGATGTTGCATTGCCTCAGCGCGATGGCCTTGATCAGCGCATGACTTTGACCACATTGTCCAACGGTTTGCGTGTGGCGGTGATTGAGGACCATCGTTTTCCAGTGGTCAGCTATCGACTGCTGTATCAGGTTGGTTCGGTGGACGAAAAACCAAACGAGGCCGGTTTTGCCCATTTACTTGAGCATTTGATGTTTGAAGCGCATGGCGACCACACAATCGGCGAATATGCCGACCAACTAAGACGTATTGGCGGACAATTTAATGCCTCTACCAATTATCTCACCACCGACTATTACGCCACCTTTCCAAGTCGCTTTTGGCGGGCCATTCTTGAACTCGAAGCCAAACGCCAGCAAGCCCCGGCCATCACAGCGAAGAATGTCGAAAACCAAATCAATACGGTACTTGATGAAAAACTCATGCGCATTGACAACATGCCGTATGCAAACGCTTTGGTGAAATTGGCCGAGTCGCTGTTTGCCAATACGCCCTATGCCCATCCGGTGATTGGCTACGAACAAACACTCAAGTCGGCAACGGCAGCATCTGTGCGCGCGTTTTACCAAAGAAACTATGGGCCGAATCGCGCCATCCTTGTCATTGGGGGCGATATTGATCGAAATGAGGTGCTCCACGCAGTACGTGAACTGTTTGGCTCATGGCAACCTGTGCCTGAACGAGACCCTAAGATTCCGAGCCCGGAGACACTGTTTCATCCAGGAGACCATCGCATCACCGATGAGCGGGCACCTTGGCCCGGTTATGTCGTCATCCACCAGCTCAGCCACCAAGAACCCACCGCCTATTTGCAAGAAAAGCTCATGCAATTATTTACCGCAACAGCCTCCGGTTTTAGCCGCGACCCGGCCATTACTGACAGTAGCTACCTCGCGATGCAAACCGTGATGTACCAGAAACCGCTTAGACTGATGATTCTTGCCGTCGCGCCACGCGCCCATATCAGTCGTGAGGCTTACCTAAACCGCCTCCATAGCTGGCAAACACGGTTAGTCCATTTACTATTGACCGATCCCTCATGGCTATGCGCGGCCAAAATGCGGCGTCGAGTCATCATTGCAGAACTCCTTGATGACATTGAGCAGTTGGTCTTCACCTTGTCGGCTTCATGGTATCGCTTTGACGACCCCATGCACTGGTGGGCACTCAACGACGCATTTATGGCATTAACACCTAAAGAAGCCGCACGCCTACTGAAAGACGCCTTCACACAGCCTGTCATTTTTATTGAATTGCAGCCTGGGCGATGGCATCTGAAATGGCTAAAAAAGCTGTTGGAATGGCTGCCACAAAGTGTGACAGAGGAGGTCGAGTCATGGGTGCTTTGA